Genomic window (Bradyrhizobium sp. 186):
GCCGGAATCAGCAGCGCATCGGCTGCAACGAGGACGCCGTCCGCATCGCCGTCGGCATTCACTACGGCGAGGTCGTGCAGGGAGATGTCGGCAGCGAAAGGCGGCTCGAGCTCACCCTGGTCGGGGACACCGTGAATATCGCGAGCCGCGTTGAATCTTATTGCCGAATTCTCGATGCTCCGGTGCTGGTGACCGGTCAATTCTTGGAGGCGCTGTTGGCAGAGGGGAGTCAGGATCTTGCGAAAGCGTTTGTCGACGAAGGTGTCCACGTCTTGCGCGGTTGCAAGGAGCCGATCCGCCTCCTTAGCGTGAGAGGCGAGCGAAAGGCTGCCCAGCGACCGGACGACAGGCTGGTTTGCAGCCGTCCGGCGGATGAAGTCGGGTGAAATGGATGGGCGAGCCAGGTGGCCTATTCTGCCCTGATGTCGCTTGGCGCCTTGTTCGTCCATCGATGGAACGCGCGACGGAAATTCGCGGCGTCGCTGAATCCGAGCGCCAGGGCGATGTCATCGTTCGAGAGCCTGGTCGTGCGGAGATACTTCACCGCAATTTGGGTGCGGAGCTCATCCAGCAAGCCGCGATAGGAAAGACCCTGCTGCCGAAGCTTGCGGCGCAGGGAGCGGTCGTTCATGCCGAGAAGCCTGGCTGCCTCCGAGGAGGTTGGTGGGTTGGCGATATCGGTCAGCAGAAGTTCGCGAACCTTTCCGGCGACGCCGATTCGCAAAATCAAATCGTCGAGCAGGTCATCGCATAGCGCGACGATCGACGGATAGGTGGTTTTGTTGCCGAGACTTGCCTCCTGCTCCAGCCATGTGGAGCGGAAAACGATCTTGTTAGCGGGTTTCGCGAAGCCAATGCGACATCGCAGTTCGTCTTTCGGAAAGCCGGCGTCTCCGACGCCCGGGTAGGCGAGGCAGATCTCGTCCGGAGCGAACGCGGGACCCATGACGTCGCGCATCAGCGAGATGTGTATTCCGATCTGCATCTCGGTGATGAACCGATACAGCGCGGGGTCCGTCGTGGCGTGCAGATTGGGCTCGATGGACCAGGTGGCGGATCCGTTCTCCTCGCTGAAGCTGATCGCAGCCAAGGGTGCGGCGAGCATGTGGTACCGCGTCGCGAACTGCATCGTCCTGCGAAAGTCGGGACAGCACAGGATGGCAAAACCGTACATCCCGTAGGTCGAGATATGGATGGATGCGCCGATCCGATAGGCGAGATGCGGATCCCTCGAGAGCCGGACGGCATTCTTGCAGGCTGTCAGCAATTGCTTGAGCGAGATCCGGGTTTTCGAGGAATACACCTCCTTCGCCGGCAGATTGACGTTCTTCAATATCTCGCTGGCCGGGTGCCCCTGGTTCAACAGCATGTCGAACAGCGCGGCAAGCTTGGTCGTCTCGTATATGCGTTCGCTTAAGCCAACGATCGGCGATCCTTTCGCCCCGTCCGAGGGCGGTGGTGACGACGGGGAAGAATGATGCTGCCGAATTTTTTGCAATCAGATCCGCCTTTGTAACGGAGCATCCGAAATGGGCGCGCTCCCGTTCACCCTCCAGCCCGTGGCCTCGGCAACGATAGCAGCTTTTTGGATCGTCAGAAGCAATGTCGGATTTGCGGCGCGTCGGCCGGATGACGCGCCGCCGCAAATCGCGAAATGAGCAGCGTTATTCAAGAACGAATGCCGGAGTGGTCGTAACCTGTCCGTTCTGGACCCCGTTGATGTCCGTTTCGGACCTTCACAAACACCACGCGTCACGCGACGGTCGGTGTCCACGTCGGGTGATGGAATCGTCGTGTAAGGGACGACCGGCCGAGGCGATCCGCAGATCATAATTGCGGACGTCGCGAGGAGCCGAGCGCGAGGCAACGTTTCGAGGGAGGCCGCCATGGTGGGAAGGCTGATCCAGGTCGCCAAATCCGCTTATCGATATCCCCTGATTCTCAAGCAGCTATGGCATACCCCGCTGCTGCAATCGCCCGAGCAGGAGATCGTCTATCGCGATCAAAAGCGGCTGACCTATCGGCAGCTCGGAGAGCGAATCGCCCGCCTCGCCTCCGCGCTGAGCCGGCTCGGTATCGAGCCCGGCGACACGGTCGGCGTGTTGGACTGGGACAGTAACAGGTTCCTCGAGGCCTTCTTCGCGATCCCGATGATGGGGGCGGTGTTGCAGACGGTCAACGTGCGGCTGTCGCCGGACCAGATCGCGTATACGATCGATCACGCCGGCGCCTCCACGCTGCTCGTCAACGACGAGTTCGTCGGCTTGCTGGAGGGCATCAGGCCGCAGCTCACGAAGG
Coding sequences:
- a CDS encoding AraC family transcriptional regulator, whose protein sequence is MNQGHPASEILKNVNLPAKEVYSSKTRISLKQLLTACKNAVRLSRDPHLAYRIGASIHISTYGMYGFAILCCPDFRRTMQFATRYHMLAAPLAAISFSEENGSATWSIEPNLHATTDPALYRFITEMQIGIHISLMRDVMGPAFAPDEICLAYPGVGDAGFPKDELRCRIGFAKPANKIVFRSTWLEQEASLGNKTTYPSIVALCDDLLDDLILRIGVAGKVRELLLTDIANPPTSSEAARLLGMNDRSLRRKLRQQGLSYRGLLDELRTQIAVKYLRTTRLSNDDIALALGFSDAANFRRAFHRWTNKAPSDIRAE